GACCAATAGACTGGTGTTTTCAAAAATCCATGCGGTCGGTCTGGGAGCCGGCACTTACAATCTGAAAGATTACCCCAATCTCATGCGGATCTTTATCGGTGAATCCATCGGCTTGATTGAAGACGAATGCACGGTCATTGAAACCAACATCGATGATATGAATCCTCAGGATTATGAACTCGTTTTCGATAGATTGTATGACGCCGGTGCCCTGGAGGTCTTCATGACACCGGTGATAATGAAACGCTCCCGACCGGGTATTCTCTTAACCGTTCTCGCACAGGATAATATCGACGGAATAATGCAAATCTTGCTCACTGAAACAACAACCTTAGGAGTGCGATTCACAAAGACCAGCCGTCGGAAAATAACCAGAAGCATAAAAAAGGTTAAATCACCTTATGGAACCATTCGGATAAAGATCGCTGAATTCAATCAAAAGATGAAATTTTCCATTGAATACGAGGACTTGAAAAAACTCGCCCTGCGAAGCGGCTGTTCAATCCAGAAGTTGCGCAGTGACCTTATATCGTTTGTCACCCGGGAATTGAACAAAGGCCATTATGAAAACTTCTGAAAATACGGAAAATCGCCTCCAGCGGGTAAACGAATTTACTAAAAGATTGTCTAAATATCGAGAGTTAAGTGACGAAGAACTGGTGAAGCTGGTGAAAACCGGTGAAATCGAACCTTTTGATGAACTGGTAAGGAGGCACCAGGTTAAAATTCATGATCTCTGTTACAAAATGTTGAGAAATTACGATGATGCAAAGGACCTGGCACAGGAGACATTTTTGAAGGCGTATCGGAAGATAAATAAATTTCACGAGCGGTCGAAATTTTCAACCTGGCTTTATAGAATTGCGGTCAACAACTGTCTGAATTTTCTGAAGAAACAGAGACCTATTGAAGAACTATATGAAGAGATAACCGGCTCAGGGCACGACGATCCAGTACAGATATACAAAGGAAAGAAATTCAGAGAAAAGATAAAAGCTGCCGTGGCGAAATTACCAGAAGTCCAGAAAGCGGTCTTTACCCTGCGTACACTTGAGGATCTCTCTTATCAGGAAGTCAGTGAAATTTTGAAAAAGCCCATAAGTACGATAAAAGTCAATCATCATCTTGCAGTCAAGAATTTACGAAATTATCTAAAAGGAAAGATATGAACTGTCTCGAGATTCAGGAAAAAATCATTGATCTCGTAATAGGCGACCTTACCGCGGAAGACGAGCTCGCTATCCGTGAGCATCTTAAAAAATGTCCTATCTGCCGTGAGGAATTCCAATTTATCAGTGACTGTATACAGTGCTGGTCCATCCAGGAAACAGAGATGTGTGAATATTATTTCCAGGACACCTACTGGGATAACTTCGTCATGTCTGTGCACGAAAAAAT
This genomic interval from candidate division WOR-3 bacterium contains the following:
- a CDS encoding sigma-70 family RNA polymerase sigma factor, with protein sequence MKTSENTENRLQRVNEFTKRLSKYRELSDEELVKLVKTGEIEPFDELVRRHQVKIHDLCYKMLRNYDDAKDLAQETFLKAYRKINKFHERSKFSTWLYRIAVNNCLNFLKKQRPIEELYEEITGSGHDDPVQIYKGKKFREKIKAAVAKLPEVQKAVFTLRTLEDLSYQEVSEILKKPISTIKVNHHLAVKNLRNYLKGKI
- a CDS encoding zf-HC2 domain-containing protein; this translates as MNCLEIQEKIIDLVIGDLTAEDELAIREHLKKCPICREEFQFISDCIQCWSIQETEMCEYYFQDTYWDNFVMSVHEKISHEKIEKRFPFHIVIPVAASALLVGVLGYYLFFKPSPRETVEQVPSYYEYDPYNEMDELSPEQTEEFIKMINQQYGE